CGGCCAACCGGGGTCGATTCATTACGTCGCCCGATCGAACGGCGTGGTACGCGACACCGCTCGATCGCGAGGCGATCCGGACGGCGGAGCCGCTGATCGCCGGTGAACTGACGGACGGCACGGAGTCGCGCAGCGACGAGTCCGAGGTTATCGCCGTTGGGCCGATCGATGCTACGGCGGCTGTCGAACCGACCGACCCGAACGAATCGACCGACGGTTTGTCCGGCGAGCCCGTCGAAGCCGCTGGGGCGGCGACGGAAGCGAGGGGACCTCCTTCGGCAGCCGACGAACTCGCCGGCACCGATCTCGCAAATGACGGTGAGACCGAAGAGAGCGAACCCAAAGCGGCGGAATACGAACGCGAGGGGGACTCAACAACGGTTGATGCTAACGCCGGCGGTCTCGCACTCGACGCATCCGCCGACGAACCCGGAGACGAACCGGACGAGCGGGTATCGACGACGGGAACGGATCTCGAGCCCGCCGACGAACTCAACGGTGTCGACTCCGATACCGAAGCGGGCGACCGATCCGACGCCGAAGAGCGGCCCGATGCGGAGACCGACGCGGCCGAGCGGACGGGGACGGGCGGCGACGATCCACCGGCCGAGATCGAGGCGGGCCACCGGATCACCGACGGCAGTAATCCATTCGAGTTCGACGACGAGTTCGCAGACGACGTCACCGTCGAAGAGGCCGTCGACACGATCAACGAGAACGCGCCGGCACCGGAGCTCTCGAGTCACCGCTTCGATGTTACAGCCGAAGTGCACGCGACTGACGAGGGGGAAGCGGACGGCGACAGCGCCGTGCTGATCTTCAAGTTCGACGCGGACACCGTGGATCTCAGCGGGTCGACGAAGCGGTTGCTCCAGTACCAGATGCGGAGTTTCGCCGACCGCGACCCGACGCCCGATGGCGACGTAACGATCGGACGACAACGGATCGTCATCGAGATCCCGAACTCGGACGGCAGCGCCGTACAACGCTGGGGAGAGGCCGCTGTAAGCATCATCGATCGGACGCTCTATCTCTCGGATAACAGCTCCGACGACAGCTGAGTATCGTCGAGTGCACCGCCGTTTTCGAGTAGTAACTGATCTGCTCATTCACTGTGCGAATCCAATCGCTTTTAGTTCACTCGGCACCCCCCAACTGGTGTGCGAATCGAGAACAGTTTCATTCCCGTCCGCGGCGTCGGGGAGACCACGGAACGGCGACTCTGGCAACAGGGCATCACCCACTGGGACGAGTTCGACGGGAGCGTCGTCGGCGACACGTTGGCCGACCGCATCGAGTCGTTCATCGACGAGGGGCGGACCCACCTCGAGCGCGGCGACATCTCCGTTTTTACCGAGGCGCTGCCGGCTTCCAGCCGGTGGCGGTGCTACGAGAACGTCAGCGAGGAGACCTGCTTTCTGGACATCGAGACGACCGGACTCGACGCGACACGGAACGACGTTACGACCGTCAGCATCCACCGCGGCGGCGAGACGAAGACGTTCGTGAAGGATCGAGACCTGACGGGGCGGCGTCTCGAGCGGGAACTCGAGGCGTCGTCGCTGCTGGTAACCTTTAACGGACAGCGATTCGACGTCCCCTTCCTCGAGACGTGTTACGATATCGACGTCACGACGCCGCACGTCGATCTCATGTACCCCTGCAAAAAGATCGACCTCGATGGCGGGTTAAAAGCGATCGAACGCGACCTCGGTATCGAACGGGACAGGCCGGACCTCAGCGGTCGCGACGCCGTACGGCTCTGGCACGAGTACGAGCGCGGTGACGAGAGCGCACTCGAGACGCTCGTCGAGTACAACCGTGCGGACACGCGAAACATGAAGCCGCTGATGGAGATCGTCGCGGATCGCCTCCACGAAACCGTCTTCGAGGCGGAATGTCCCACGGAGTAAAGAGGGCGCAAGACCGGTCACCGACACGTACATATACGGCGATTGAGACCGTCGACTGGCGATAATGAGCGACGGTAGCTACGAGTACGAGGTCGGAATCGACAGTCGACTCCGGGATATCGATTTTATGGGACACGTCAACAACGCGATCTACGCGACGTTCCTCGAGGAAGCCAGGCAGGGGTACTTCACCGACGTTATCGGCGTCTCGTTGGTCGACGTCGGGACGGTTCTCGCGAACCTCGAAATCGATTACGTTCGGCCGATCGAAGCCGATTCGGATATCACCGTCGCGGTTCAAGTCCCGGAACTCGGAACCTCGAGTCTCCCGATGGAGTACGAGATCCGAGCCGACGGAGAACGGGCGGCGACGGCGCGGACCGTACAGGTACTGATCGATCGAGAGACGGAACGATCCCAGCCCATTCCGAGCGAATGGCGGACGCGGATCACCGGCCGCCGGTGACTGAGGTCCAGTCGGTAGCGGAGACTGCTGGGACAGCGACCACGGCCGTTCGATAACAGCGACCGTCTGGATGATCTCGGCTAAATCGCCCTATCGGCCACCGTCTCGCTCGAGTACGTCGACCTCACCGGTACTGTTGACGACGACCTGATAACCACAGAACGGGAACTCGACGCGACCGCTCGCTCGTTTCGAACCGTCCTCCCGCGGCGCGAAGAGCGCGTCGAGGGCTTCCGGATTGATGACGTCGTACAGCGCCTCGTACTCCGGTGGTTCGATCTCCATGGGGTCGACACCTTCTCGGTCGGCAATTGCGGCAATGACGGCAAAGCTTACTGACTCGGGAGTGGCGGCGTCCGAACGATCGACTGAGAGTAGCATTAAACGGACTCTTACAGTCTTCGGATATAAATCCTCTGTCCCCAATGAACGCTTGCTGAACAGATATGTTCACTAATGCGTTTAAAAGTCATTCAGCGTATATCTTTATCGCCGAAACCGCCATAATATTATGATATTGTGGCTATATTGGACTATTCGAGCGACACTGCTCACCGTACAGGCTTTCATTGTAACCGCTACACTCGCTCACCACGAGGACATGCTGTGATATTCGGTTCGAAAAGACCGATCCTGGAACATGTTCGGGTCGAACTACTGGAACGGCGCGGGCGTCTCGTCATCCGTGTTGAATCCGCTCTCGAGG
The genomic region above belongs to Natronorubrum halophilum and contains:
- a CDS encoding AAA family ATPase — its product is MVEVDAQVLVGAAITVFLALMFFGVVVLWDVALALRSVGDKIDKLEDNVDDDLMDIAYSLDNISNAPGGNGTQLHLNSGSISSGPATEQAPGEPTQQRRDAQPEAADGGPRASQQRQQPVQTPQETASTGVAGTPGSSGDAAGGEPDPDSDAVGAGSDAGTTAAAERTEAVAAGGESDPTPTEDDLDGEAERTHPRAAANRGRFITSPDRTAWYATPLDREAIRTAEPLIAGELTDGTESRSDESEVIAVGPIDATAAVEPTDPNESTDGLSGEPVEAAGAATEARGPPSAADELAGTDLANDGETEESEPKAAEYEREGDSTTVDANAGGLALDASADEPGDEPDERVSTTGTDLEPADELNGVDSDTEAGDRSDAEERPDAETDAAERTGTGGDDPPAEIEAGHRITDGSNPFEFDDEFADDVTVEEAVDTINENAPAPELSSHRFDVTAEVHATDEGEADGDSAVLIFKFDADTVDLSGSTKRLLQYQMRSFADRDPTPDGDVTIGRQRIVIEIPNSDGSAVQRWGEAAVSIIDRTLYLSDNSSDDS
- a CDS encoding ribonuclease H-like domain-containing protein, translated to MRIENSFIPVRGVGETTERRLWQQGITHWDEFDGSVVGDTLADRIESFIDEGRTHLERGDISVFTEALPASSRWRCYENVSEETCFLDIETTGLDATRNDVTTVSIHRGGETKTFVKDRDLTGRRLERELEASSLLVTFNGQRFDVPFLETCYDIDVTTPHVDLMYPCKKIDLDGGLKAIERDLGIERDRPDLSGRDAVRLWHEYERGDESALETLVEYNRADTRNMKPLMEIVADRLHETVFEAECPTE
- a CDS encoding acyl-CoA thioesterase codes for the protein MSDGSYEYEVGIDSRLRDIDFMGHVNNAIYATFLEEARQGYFTDVIGVSLVDVGTVLANLEIDYVRPIEADSDITVAVQVPELGTSSLPMEYEIRADGERAATARTVQVLIDRETERSQPIPSEWRTRITGRR
- a CDS encoding HalOD1 output domain-containing protein: MLLSVDRSDAATPESVSFAVIAAIADREGVDPMEIEPPEYEALYDVINPEALDALFAPREDGSKRASGRVEFPFCGYQVVVNSTGEVDVLERDGGR